In Acidovorax sp. 106, the following proteins share a genomic window:
- a CDS encoding MurR/RpiR family transcriptional regulator: protein MKFTLQPSTALLTERLARQSATLTSSERALAEGLERDYPHALLESATALAARHGTSASTVVRLFAKLGYASYAEAQREARGEVTALLQTAGQRAPVTIGTERSLQQCVDDALLHDQHNLNATRDGLDMAAFEAITTRLAEGTGRVYVLAQINSAPVAAWLALHLNMCRPGVQELGAGAIDTTDQLLWVQPEDVLLAFSIRRYASGPVKVAQRFLDAGAQVFSITDSSAAPLAALAHQRVLVRTSNASPFDSYTAAFFLCNALVSAVAQLRHAAVPETLKRRDDLWKDMESQLIVDSNTPAGRRGKR, encoded by the coding sequence ATGAAATTTACATTGCAACCCTCCACCGCTTTGCTGACCGAACGCCTTGCGCGCCAAAGCGCCACACTCACCAGCAGCGAACGCGCCCTGGCCGAGGGGCTGGAGCGTGACTACCCGCATGCGTTGCTGGAATCGGCCACGGCCTTGGCCGCGCGGCACGGCACCAGTGCATCCACCGTGGTGCGGCTCTTTGCCAAACTGGGCTACGCCAGCTATGCCGAGGCACAGCGCGAGGCGCGTGGCGAAGTCACCGCCCTGCTGCAAACGGCTGGGCAGCGCGCACCCGTCACCATCGGCACCGAGCGCAGCCTGCAGCAGTGCGTGGACGACGCCTTGCTGCACGACCAGCACAACCTGAACGCGACACGCGACGGGCTGGACATGGCGGCCTTTGAGGCCATCACCACCCGCCTGGCCGAGGGCACTGGCCGGGTGTACGTGCTGGCGCAGATCAACAGCGCACCCGTGGCCGCCTGGCTGGCCCTGCACCTGAACATGTGCCGCCCCGGCGTGCAGGAGCTGGGCGCCGGGGCCATCGACACCACCGACCAGTTGCTGTGGGTGCAGCCCGAGGATGTGCTGCTGGCCTTCAGCATCCGCCGCTACGCCAGTGGCCCAGTGAAGGTGGCGCAGCGGTTTCTGGATGCCGGCGCGCAGGTGTTCAGCATCACCGACAGCAGTGCCGCGCCCTTGGCCGCCCTGGCCCACCAGCGCGTGCTGGTGCGCACATCCAACGCGTCGCCGTTTGACTCCTACACCGCCGCTTTCTTTCTGTGCAACGCGCTGGTGTCGGCCGTGGCCCAGTTGCGGCATGCAGCGGTGCCCGAAACCCTGAAGCGCCGCGATGACCTTTGGAAAGATATGGAGTCGCAGCTCATCGTGGACAGCAACACCCCTGCGGGACGGCGGGGCAAACGCTAG
- a CDS encoding M20 family metallopeptidase codes for MQDTATTMNPTVRTQVLDWLASQQQAMQDLLHKVVNIDSGSRDEAGVTAVAHALAERLQAAGVPVQFEPVPGYGVLLHAQVNAAGQGAPIILMGHMDTVYPAGTVAKRPYREEAGRAYGPGVADMKSGLVLNVFVAEAFARCGGLQAPLHLFFSCDEEIGSPATRDLITARARGARAVFNAEPGRVSGNVVSSRKGSMVVEFEVQGVAAHAGINHAAGASAIDALARKTLALHALTDPATGVTCNVGVVHGGIVPNMVAPHAKAEVDLRFTSDTDPDALLERVRAIVEEESVPRTQGRITLSRRTMPMKPTPDDLLALYQQGARAVGFDVQGEFTGGAADSGLTASVGVPTLCATGPVGGHAHTEREYCELNTFVPRAQAVALAVLDHP; via the coding sequence ATGCAAGACACCGCTACGACCATGAACCCCACCGTGCGCACCCAGGTGCTGGACTGGCTGGCCAGCCAGCAGCAGGCGATGCAAGACTTGTTGCACAAGGTGGTCAACATCGACAGCGGCAGCCGCGACGAGGCGGGCGTGACCGCCGTGGCCCATGCCCTGGCCGAGCGCTTGCAGGCTGCGGGCGTGCCGGTGCAGTTCGAGCCCGTGCCTGGCTACGGCGTGCTGCTGCATGCGCAGGTGAATGCAGCCGGGCAGGGCGCGCCCATCATCCTCATGGGGCACATGGACACGGTGTACCCCGCAGGCACCGTGGCCAAGCGCCCCTACCGCGAAGAAGCGGGCCGGGCCTACGGCCCTGGCGTGGCCGATATGAAGTCGGGCTTGGTGCTCAACGTGTTTGTGGCCGAGGCGTTTGCGCGCTGCGGCGGCCTGCAGGCACCGCTGCACCTGTTCTTCTCGTGCGATGAAGAGATTGGCTCGCCGGCCACGCGCGACCTCATCACTGCCCGCGCGCGCGGTGCCCGTGCGGTGTTCAATGCCGAGCCCGGCCGCGTCAGCGGCAATGTGGTGTCCAGCCGCAAAGGCTCGATGGTGGTGGAGTTTGAGGTGCAGGGCGTGGCCGCGCATGCGGGCATCAACCATGCCGCAGGTGCCAGCGCCATCGACGCGCTGGCCCGCAAGACGCTGGCTTTGCATGCGCTGACCGACCCTGCCACTGGCGTCACGTGCAACGTTGGCGTGGTGCACGGCGGCATCGTGCCCAACATGGTGGCGCCCCACGCCAAGGCCGAGGTGGACCTGCGCTTCACCTCCGACACCGACCCCGATGCCTTGCTGGAGCGCGTGCGCGCCATCGTCGAAGAAGAATCTGTGCCCCGCACGCAGGGCCGCATCACCCTGTCCCGCCGCACCATGCCCATGAAGCCCACGCCCGACGACCTGCTGGCGCTGTACCAACAAGGCGCCCGCGCTGTGGGCTTTGACGTGCAGGGCGAATTCACGGGCGGCGCGGCCGACAGCGGCCTCACCGCCTCGGTGGGCGTGCCCACACTGTGCGCCACGGGCCCCGTGGGCGGCCACGCGCACACCGAGCGCGAATATTGCGAGCTGAACACCTTTGTGCCGCGTGCGCAGGCCGTGGCGCTGGCCGTGCTGGACCATCCTTGA
- a CDS encoding tripartite tricarboxylate transporter substrate binding protein: MAMNTPSRRSLLSTGLGLAGLAALPALAQDKFPSRPITLVVPFPPGGSVDIMARQYSEPLSRALGVPVIVENRAGAGGSVGALYVARAKPDGYTLVVSSQSSHLANPLTQPKVGYDAVKDFENIAILGRQPNALVVHSSLPFKTFKEFIDYAKKNPGKLNYGSGGVGSMGQLNVEMLKVSTGVFTTHIPYRGGTPLITGVLANEVQFILDNLVIMLPHIQAGKVRALAVAADQRLPQLPDVPTLAEVGYPELNLTSWTGLAAPAGTPEAVVQTLYKAVRQVATSPAMIANLKDRGVIPPEEMAPAAFEKMMAERLVKFGTVVKRAGITAE; encoded by the coding sequence ATGGCCATGAACACACCTTCCCGCCGCAGTCTTCTCTCCACCGGGCTGGGCCTTGCAGGCCTTGCCGCGCTGCCTGCCCTGGCACAAGACAAATTCCCCTCGCGCCCCATCACGCTGGTGGTGCCGTTCCCGCCAGGCGGGTCGGTAGACATCATGGCGCGCCAGTATTCCGAGCCACTGTCGCGCGCTTTGGGCGTGCCCGTCATTGTCGAAAACCGCGCTGGCGCGGGCGGCTCGGTCGGTGCGCTGTATGTGGCGCGGGCCAAGCCCGATGGCTACACGCTGGTGGTCTCGTCCCAAAGCAGCCACTTGGCCAACCCGCTCACACAGCCCAAGGTGGGCTACGACGCTGTCAAGGACTTTGAAAACATCGCCATCTTGGGCCGTCAGCCCAACGCCCTGGTGGTGCACAGCAGCTTGCCGTTCAAGACCTTCAAGGAGTTCATCGACTACGCCAAGAAGAACCCCGGCAAGCTCAACTACGGCAGCGGCGGCGTGGGCAGCATGGGCCAGCTCAATGTGGAAATGCTCAAGGTCTCCACGGGCGTGTTCACTACGCACATCCCGTACCGGGGCGGCACACCGCTCATCACCGGCGTGCTGGCCAACGAGGTGCAGTTCATCCTCGACAACCTGGTCATCATGCTGCCCCACATCCAGGCCGGCAAAGTGCGGGCCCTGGCCGTGGCCGCCGACCAGCGCCTGCCCCAGCTGCCCGATGTGCCCACCTTGGCCGAAGTGGGCTACCCCGAATTGAACCTCACCTCCTGGACCGGCCTGGCCGCCCCTGCGGGCACGCCCGAGGCCGTGGTGCAGACCCTGTACAAGGCCGTGCGCCAGGTGGCCACATCGCCCGCCATGATCGCCAACCTCAAGGACCGCGGCGTCATCCCGCCCGAAGAAATGGCCCCTGCCGCTTTTGAAAAGATGATGGCCGAGCGCCTGGTGAAGTTTGGCACCGTGGTCAAGCGCGCAGGCATCACGGCCGAGTGA
- the pyrC gene encoding dihydroorotase, producing MTAAPTTPIDTLTITRPDDWHLHVRDGEPLHTVVPHTAAQFGRAIIMPNLRPPVTTAEQALAYKQRILAAVPAGVQFEPLMTLYLTDNLPPEEIARAKAAGVVACKLYPAGATTNSDAGVTDLRKTYKTLEAMQKAGMLLLVHGEVTSSDIDLFDREAVFIEQQLIPLRRDFPELKIVFEHITTKDAADYVMQADRFTAATITAHHLLYNRNAIFVGGVRPHYYCLPVLKRETHRVALVHAATSGSSKFFLGTDSAPHPAHLKEHASGCAGCYTAHAAMEMYAEAFDNAGALGQLEGFASFHGPDFYNLPRNTGTITLRRESWTPPDSFAFGEANLKPLRAGEALPWRLV from the coding sequence ATGACTGCAGCACCCACCACCCCCATCGACACCCTCACCATCACCCGCCCCGACGACTGGCACCTGCACGTGCGCGACGGCGAACCCCTGCACACCGTCGTGCCCCACACCGCCGCCCAGTTCGGCCGCGCCATCATCATGCCCAACCTGCGCCCGCCCGTGACCACGGCGGAGCAGGCCCTGGCCTACAAACAGCGCATCCTGGCCGCCGTGCCCGCCGGTGTGCAGTTCGAGCCGCTGATGACGCTGTACCTCACCGACAACCTGCCGCCCGAAGAAATCGCCCGGGCCAAGGCCGCTGGCGTGGTCGCCTGCAAGCTCTACCCCGCCGGTGCCACCACCAACAGCGACGCGGGCGTGACCGACCTGCGCAAGACCTACAAGACCCTGGAAGCCATGCAAAAGGCAGGCATGCTGCTCTTGGTGCATGGCGAGGTGACCAGCAGCGACATCGACCTGTTCGACCGCGAGGCCGTGTTCATCGAGCAGCAACTCATCCCGCTGCGCCGCGACTTCCCCGAGCTGAAAATCGTCTTCGAGCACATCACCACCAAAGACGCGGCCGACTACGTGATGCAGGCCGATCGCTTCACCGCCGCCACCATCACCGCGCACCACTTGCTGTACAACCGCAACGCCATCTTTGTGGGCGGCGTGCGCCCGCACTACTACTGCCTGCCTGTGCTCAAGCGCGAAACGCACCGCGTGGCCCTGGTGCATGCCGCCACCAGCGGCAGCAGCAAGTTCTTCTTGGGCACCGACAGCGCACCGCACCCCGCGCACCTCAAAGAGCACGCCAGCGGCTGCGCAGGCTGCTACACCGCCCATGCGGCCATGGAGATGTATGCCGAGGCGTTCGACAACGCCGGTGCGCTCGGCCAACTCGAAGGCTTTGCCAGCTTCCACGGCCCCGACTTCTACAACCTGCCGCGCAATACCGGCACCATCACCCTGCGCCGCGAATCGTGGACGCCGCCCGACAGCTTTGCGTTTGGCGAAGCCAACCTCAAGCCTTTGCGCGCCGGTGAGGCGTTGCCGTGGCGCCTAGTGTAG
- a CDS encoding DUF3025 domain-containing protein, whose product MAPSVDRIDWAAPWLQPLRAVGQPLAAQVVQGAPVHQALSAAPGSPLRFVPQSDLPEGTAYEQYIWDTRCVPTRDNLHDFFNGLVWLHWPQAKRRMNQLQAQAIAAQGVGAVRGPLRDALTVFDENGALLQAPEPLWDALRARDWQRLFIDLRPLWAQARMVLFGHALMEKLGQPRKPMVAHVYPAPTAIETIANLDAWLALALQPEAWATKPFAPLPVLGVPGWWAANQSASFYDDAQVFRPARSVMAMRGGAVGADSASS is encoded by the coding sequence GTGGCGCCTAGTGTAGACCGTATTGACTGGGCCGCCCCCTGGCTGCAACCCCTGCGTGCGGTGGGCCAGCCGCTGGCCGCACAGGTGGTGCAGGGGGCGCCGGTGCACCAGGCCCTGTCTGCCGCCCCTGGGTCGCCCTTGCGCTTTGTGCCCCAGTCGGATCTGCCCGAAGGCACCGCCTACGAGCAGTACATCTGGGACACCCGGTGCGTGCCCACGCGCGACAACCTGCACGACTTCTTTAACGGCCTGGTGTGGCTGCACTGGCCGCAGGCCAAGCGCCGCATGAACCAGCTGCAGGCCCAGGCCATTGCCGCCCAGGGCGTGGGGGCGGTCCGCGGCCCCCTGCGCGATGCGCTCACGGTGTTCGATGAAAACGGCGCCCTGCTGCAGGCACCTGAGCCCTTGTGGGACGCGCTGCGGGCGCGGGACTGGCAGCGCCTGTTCATCGACCTGCGCCCGCTGTGGGCGCAGGCCCGGATGGTGCTGTTCGGCCATGCACTGATGGAGAAGCTGGGTCAACCCAGAAAACCGATGGTAGCGCACGTCTATCCAGCGCCGACAGCTATTGAAACCATAGCAAATCTGGACGCCTGGCTGGCCCTGGCCCTGCAGCCGGAGGCCTGGGCGACCAAGCCCTTTGCGCCGCTGCCGGTGTTGGGCGTGCCCGGCTGGTGGGCGGCCAACCAGAGCGCATCGTTTTACGACGACGCCCAGGTGTTTCGGCCCGCACGCTCCGTCATGGCGATGCGAGGCGGTGCTGTGGGTGCTGACAGCGCATCTTCCTAA
- the htpX gene encoding protease HtpX, which produces MKRILLFVLTNLAVVLVLGVVASLLGVNRYLTSNGLNLGALLGFALIMGFGGAIISLLISKPVAKWSSGVRVIDGTGSPDERWIVDTVRKFADEAKIGMPEVGIFEGDPNAFATGAFKNSALVAVSTGLLQGMTREEVEAVIGHEVAHIANGDMVTMTLIQGVMNTFVVFLSRVIGYAVDSFLRKNDEESSGPGIGYYVTTIVLDILLGFVAAMIVAWFSRQREFRADAGAAQLMGRRQPMINALARLGGMHPGELPKSVAAMGIAGGIGKLFSTHPPIEERIAALQNAQQQ; this is translated from the coding sequence ATGAAGCGGATCCTTTTATTTGTATTGACCAACCTGGCCGTTGTGCTGGTGCTGGGGGTGGTGGCCAGCCTGCTGGGCGTGAACCGCTACCTCACCTCCAATGGCCTGAACCTGGGCGCCTTGCTGGGCTTTGCGCTCATCATGGGCTTTGGTGGCGCCATCATTTCGTTGCTGATCAGCAAGCCCGTGGCCAAGTGGTCTTCAGGCGTGCGCGTGATCGACGGCACCGGTTCGCCCGATGAGCGCTGGATCGTCGACACCGTGCGCAAGTTTGCCGACGAAGCCAAGATCGGCATGCCCGAAGTCGGCATCTTTGAAGGCGACCCCAACGCGTTTGCCACGGGTGCCTTCAAGAACTCGGCGCTGGTGGCGGTGTCCACCGGTTTGCTGCAGGGCATGACGCGCGAGGAAGTCGAGGCCGTCATCGGCCACGAGGTGGCCCACATCGCCAACGGCGACATGGTCACCATGACGCTGATCCAGGGTGTGATGAACACGTTTGTGGTGTTCTTGTCGCGTGTCATCGGCTATGCGGTCGACAGCTTTCTGCGCAAGAACGACGAGGAAAGCTCGGGCCCCGGCATTGGCTACTACGTCACCACCATCGTGCTCGACATCTTGCTGGGCTTTGTGGCCGCCATGATCGTGGCCTGGTTCAGCCGCCAGCGCGAGTTCCGTGCCGACGCAGGTGCCGCCCAGCTCATGGGCCGTCGCCAGCCCATGATCAATGCCCTGGCCCGCCTGGGCGGCATGCACCCTGGTGAGCTGCCCAAGAGCGTGGCCGCCATGGGCATTGCCGGTGGCATTGGCAAGCTGTTCAGCACCCACCCACCGATCGAAGAGCGCATTGCTGCTCTGCAGAACGCGCAGCAGCAATAA
- a CDS encoding DUF4132 domain-containing protein has translation MSESNQWKASAAQHARVQRFEAWLLGYVQAAKDAGRSLDDDERAIRKGDEDSPFCTALHKEFGDEAEQHLADFFMFPVLHESIPNMRARADSVWGFARDMSDLLTAAVKKWGRDYTGHLALERLRHQLSHPADPTECAAPRWMDAERERIRAQTQEPYRDYRLAELKKALTRSFHPFLEPAPDTLGRLLCEMQSSRAQLDALLDLMERSCDTWVDKQFKPPRQVEDGKCEGRMRTSEFFGLTDYSEELAQAYARFGPLDSAWVQRLFNAEWPRGAQVMDACVRQEEEILKDFKPEALDWVYAHCAKPLAEAISALGRLADHWGVDYERDAERSLSGIRFVVAGARLLAQMPSPPPILGLVKTDSERPAAMALKLICNVRPLNAAESADLVAELRQFTPEVLLQLLRHCRAQADEVLEALGWGSAAPLYRFMRECERADANAYFDVPLLKDHLQRAGKSGELLLAWHKKYKHLKVTVYRIDAVQGVVDKKLAGMLSKLSQEHIRVWGMAPIRDDADLRERFQFFKGAGKQASKMYGSERTANVRDAAAAGLVQLAHNAGFADVTEMEWSLDASASTAQDWTWQQDEYAVELSLVRFQPQLQVSKAGKALKSLPPALKKDPGLAPLLAQLALLKDQGKRYRTALENLMVSGRALAPEQLKELANLPMARHLLTALYLQTPGGELGLLDDSLTQLRLLDAEGRLADAPLPVEQPLTIAHVHSMLATGRLIACQRHAVQSSLVQPFKQAFRECYVLTPAEREAHDLSRRFEGRRVKTSVLGAILSARGWRVDGSEGDCTARKRLAPDLAVELSLPDVYHFLTEEEATVLGEIAFTRQGKRVALEGAPALGFSEAMRDLDLVITAGAADSDEHSAEVQQARVALVSALLPSLGLKNVSMEGHHAIIQGKRASYRLHLGTAVIHVIPAGYLCIVPAGKASQKSVALPFVDDDQRTSEVLSKLLLLSADDKIKDPSILAQIEGRQAEAQA, from the coding sequence ATGAGTGAGAGCAATCAATGGAAGGCGAGTGCCGCGCAGCACGCCAGAGTTCAACGTTTCGAGGCCTGGTTGCTGGGCTATGTGCAAGCGGCCAAGGACGCAGGCCGAAGCCTGGATGACGACGAGCGCGCCATTCGCAAAGGCGATGAGGATTCACCGTTTTGCACAGCACTGCACAAGGAGTTCGGCGACGAGGCCGAACAGCACCTGGCAGATTTCTTCATGTTCCCGGTGCTGCATGAAAGCATCCCCAACATGCGGGCGCGCGCAGACAGTGTGTGGGGCTTCGCGCGCGACATGAGCGATCTGCTGACCGCGGCCGTCAAGAAGTGGGGGCGCGACTACACCGGCCATCTCGCCTTGGAGCGCTTGCGCCATCAATTGAGCCATCCCGCCGACCCCACCGAATGCGCAGCACCGCGCTGGATGGACGCAGAGCGCGAGCGGATTCGCGCGCAGACTCAAGAGCCGTACAGGGACTACCGGCTTGCGGAACTGAAGAAAGCCTTGACCCGCAGCTTCCATCCTTTTCTGGAGCCCGCCCCCGACACGCTGGGCCGACTGCTGTGCGAAATGCAGTCCTCGCGCGCCCAGTTGGATGCCTTGCTGGATTTGATGGAGCGCTCGTGCGACACCTGGGTGGACAAGCAGTTCAAACCGCCACGGCAGGTGGAAGACGGCAAATGCGAGGGCCGTATGCGCACCTCCGAGTTTTTCGGGCTGACCGACTATTCGGAGGAGCTGGCGCAGGCCTACGCGCGCTTTGGCCCGCTGGACTCTGCATGGGTCCAGCGCCTGTTCAATGCGGAGTGGCCGCGCGGTGCACAGGTGATGGACGCTTGTGTGCGGCAGGAGGAAGAAATCTTGAAAGACTTCAAACCCGAGGCGCTGGACTGGGTGTACGCCCACTGCGCCAAACCACTGGCCGAAGCCATCAGCGCACTGGGCCGACTCGCAGACCATTGGGGCGTGGACTATGAGCGTGACGCCGAGCGCAGCCTGAGTGGTATCCGCTTCGTGGTGGCAGGCGCCCGCCTGTTGGCACAGATGCCGTCGCCGCCGCCCATCCTCGGTCTGGTCAAGACGGATTCCGAGCGCCCCGCTGCGATGGCCTTGAAACTGATCTGCAATGTGCGACCCCTGAATGCGGCGGAATCTGCGGACCTGGTGGCCGAGCTGCGCCAGTTCACCCCGGAGGTTCTGCTGCAGTTGCTGCGCCACTGCCGCGCCCAGGCCGACGAGGTGCTAGAAGCCCTGGGCTGGGGCAGCGCCGCGCCGCTGTACCGCTTTATGCGCGAGTGCGAGCGGGCCGATGCGAACGCGTATTTCGATGTGCCGTTGTTGAAGGATCATCTCCAGCGCGCGGGCAAGTCCGGTGAACTGCTTCTGGCATGGCACAAGAAGTACAAGCACTTGAAAGTTACCGTGTACCGCATCGACGCGGTCCAGGGCGTGGTAGACAAGAAGCTGGCGGGCATGCTGAGCAAGCTCTCTCAAGAGCACATTCGCGTCTGGGGCATGGCGCCGATTCGGGATGATGCAGACTTGCGCGAGCGGTTTCAATTTTTCAAAGGCGCGGGCAAGCAGGCATCGAAGATGTATGGCTCGGAGCGCACGGCCAATGTGCGCGATGCCGCCGCCGCAGGGCTGGTGCAGTTGGCGCACAACGCCGGTTTTGCAGACGTGACCGAAATGGAATGGTCACTCGACGCCAGCGCCTCCACCGCCCAGGACTGGACCTGGCAGCAAGATGAGTACGCCGTGGAACTGAGCCTGGTCCGGTTCCAGCCGCAACTGCAGGTTAGCAAGGCTGGCAAGGCCTTGAAGAGCCTGCCGCCTGCGCTGAAGAAAGACCCCGGACTGGCCCCGCTGCTGGCACAGCTCGCCCTGCTCAAGGACCAAGGCAAGCGCTACCGCACCGCCCTGGAAAACCTCATGGTCAGTGGCCGTGCGCTGGCACCGGAGCAACTGAAAGAACTCGCCAACCTGCCCATGGCCCGGCATCTGCTGACCGCGCTGTACCTGCAAACACCGGGCGGCGAACTGGGCCTGCTGGACGACAGCCTGACCCAACTGCGGCTGCTGGACGCGGAGGGCCGCTTGGCCGATGCACCCCTGCCGGTGGAGCAGCCCCTGACCATCGCCCACGTCCATTCGATGCTGGCGACGGGTCGCTTGATTGCTTGCCAGCGGCACGCAGTGCAGTCGTCGCTGGTGCAACCGTTCAAGCAGGCGTTTCGTGAATGCTATGTGCTCACACCCGCCGAGCGCGAGGCGCATGACCTCTCACGCCGCTTCGAGGGGCGCCGCGTCAAGACCTCGGTGCTGGGCGCGATCCTGTCGGCCCGGGGGTGGCGGGTCGATGGCAGCGAAGGCGATTGCACGGCCCGCAAGCGCCTGGCACCCGACCTGGCCGTGGAGCTGTCGCTGCCCGATGTCTACCACTTCCTGACCGAGGAAGAGGCCACGGTGCTGGGCGAGATTGCGTTCACCCGCCAGGGCAAACGCGTGGCCCTGGAAGGGGCTCCGGCCCTCGGTTTTTCTGAGGCCATGCGCGACCTGGATCTGGTGATCACCGCAGGCGCCGCCGACAGCGATGAACATTCTGCCGAGGTGCAGCAAGCCCGGGTGGCGCTGGTGAGCGCCCTGCTCCCGAGCCTGGGTTTGAAGAACGTGAGCATGGAGGGGCACCACGCCATCATCCAGGGCAAGCGCGCGAGTTACCGCTTGCACCTGGGCACGGCGGTGATTCACGTGATCCCGGCCGGATACCTGTGCATCGTGCCGGCGGGCAAGGCCTCGCAAAAATCCGTGGCTTTGCCTTTTGTGGATGACGACCAGCGCACCAGCGAGGTGTTGTCCAAGCTGCTGCTGCTCAGCGCCGACGACAAAATCAAAGACCCGAGCATCCTGGCGCAGATTGAGGGTCGGCAAGCCGAGGCACAGGCCTGA
- a CDS encoding LysR family transcriptional regulator: MDSHALNLLVEIIDSGNLSQAARKLKMTRANVSYHLTKLEKDVGVQLVQRSTRRVEPTEIGMRLYQHGRAIHNEILAAREAVTSLGRGLQGRVGISVPSGYGQIVMSDWLIEFKRLYPGIVLDVLFENRADILRDEVDIAVRVVPEPPLSMVARSLGDVRYLACASREYAQQHGLPRTLHELRNSPVITAGVTGRHLRLAAYQGTERHEVLLEPTMISEHFPFLRQGIVAGLGVGLVPDYVVQDKLDSGELLTTLDEYRLSIFGTQMYLLYLPNRHQTRAVRTCIDFILAKTRPPEAGDAQASGIEVPMQEDTTEKPAHKKSPST, encoded by the coding sequence ATGGACTCCCACGCCCTGAACCTGCTGGTCGAAATCATTGACAGCGGCAACCTGAGCCAGGCGGCCCGCAAGCTCAAGATGACGCGTGCCAATGTGAGCTACCACCTCACCAAGCTGGAAAAAGACGTGGGGGTGCAACTGGTGCAGCGCTCCACCCGGCGGGTGGAGCCCACCGAGATCGGCATGCGGCTGTACCAGCATGGCCGGGCCATCCACAACGAAATCCTGGCGGCGCGCGAAGCGGTGACCTCGCTGGGCCGGGGGCTGCAGGGCCGGGTGGGCATCAGCGTGCCCAGCGGCTACGGGCAGATCGTGATGAGCGACTGGCTGATCGAGTTCAAGCGCCTGTACCCGGGCATCGTGCTGGATGTGCTGTTTGAAAACCGCGCCGACATCCTGCGCGACGAGGTGGACATTGCCGTGCGCGTGGTGCCCGAACCCCCTTTGTCGATGGTGGCCCGCAGCCTGGGCGATGTGCGTTACCTGGCCTGCGCGTCGCGCGAATACGCCCAGCAGCATGGGCTGCCCCGCACGCTGCACGAGCTGCGCAACAGCCCGGTCATCACCGCAGGCGTGACGGGGCGGCACCTGCGCCTGGCCGCCTACCAGGGCACCGAGCGGCACGAGGTGCTGCTGGAGCCCACGATGATTTCAGAGCACTTTCCGTTCTTGCGCCAGGGCATCGTGGCGGGGCTGGGCGTGGGCCTGGTGCCCGACTATGTGGTGCAAGACAAGCTGGACAGCGGCGAGCTGCTCACCACGCTGGACGAGTACCGGCTGAGCATCTTTGGCACCCAGATGTACTTGCTGTACCTGCCCAACCGCCACCAGACGCGGGCCGTGCGCACCTGCATCGATTTCATCCTGGCCAAGACCCGGCCGCCCGAGGCTGGCGATGCACAAGCCAGCGGCATCGAGGTGCCCATGCAGGAAGACACCACTGAAAAACCGGCCCATAAAAAAAGCCCCTCCACCTGA